A single genomic interval of Falco cherrug isolate bFalChe1 chromosome 8, bFalChe1.pri, whole genome shotgun sequence harbors:
- the NXPH2 gene encoding neurexophilin-2: MVHLRPLPLVVVQGVLHLVFCDANQVVQATDVLDWEDKDAAETLVDNVVHSRIINPLRLFVKPSPVLKHGQVSYSDSIENFWDWLSNITEVQESLARTKRRPIVKTGKFKKMFGWGDFHSNIKTVKLNLLITGKIVDHGNGTFSVYFRHNSTGLGNVSVSLVPPSKVVEFESSPQSTLETKESKSFNCRIEYEKTDRAKKTALCNFDPSKICYQEQTQSHVSWLCSKPFKVICIYIAFYSVDYKLVQKVCPDYNYHSETPYLSSG; this comes from the coding sequence gTATTTTGTGACGCTAATCAAGTCGTACAAGCCACAGACGTGCTGGATTGGGAAGACAAGGATGCTGCAGAGACACTGGTTGACAACGTGGTCCATTCCAGGATCATCAATCCTTTACGCCTGTTTGTTAAGCCATCTCCAGTACTGAAACACGGCCAAGTGTCCTACTCAGACAGCATAGAAAACTTTTGGGATTGGTTGTCCAACATCACGGAGGTTCAGGAATCTCTCGCACGAACTAAACGTAGACCTATAGTAAAAACTGGGAAATTCAAGAAAATGTTTGGATGGGGCGACTTCCACTCTAACATCAAAACTGTTAAGCTGAACCTCCTGATCACAGGGAAAATCGTTGATCACGGCAACGGGACCTTCAGTGTTTATTTCCGACATAACTCCACAGGTCTGGGCAATGTTTCTGTAAGCCTGGTGCCACCTTCCAAGGTGGTTGAGTTTGAATCATCCCCACAGTCAACACTGGAGACCAAGGAATCCAAGTCCTTCAATTGCCGAATCGAGTACGAAAAAACAGACCGCGCTAAAAAAACTGCCTTGTGCAATTTTGACCCTTCAAAGATCTGCTATCAAGAGCAGACCCAAAGCCATGTCTCCTGGTTGTGTTCCAAACCATTTAAAGTCATCTGCATTTACATTGCTTTTTACAGTGTAGACTACAAACTGGTGCAAAAGGTCTGTCCTGATTATAATTACCATAGTGAGACTCCATACTTGTCCTCTGGCTGA